The following proteins are encoded in a genomic region of Cyclonatronum proteinivorum:
- a CDS encoding aldolase/citrate lyase family protein, with product MIFKYITNKPELANFAVGCGVNRIFVDMEYVGKDRRQGHLNAHRATHTIEDIQLMREAIPDTELMVRVNPVYPGTQNEVNGAIEAGADVIMLPMFTTAEEVGYVADLIDGRARFCPLLETPQALVRLDEILEHHARIDEMHVGLNDLHLGLGLTFMFEVLTGGLVELAADKIKAKGIRFGFGGIARIGQGAVAAELVLGEHVRLGSEMVILSRTFHKNSSQVRELVQRVNMKEEIDKLKNCINSFKEAPYETLLENKARLTHAVRQQVAEFQREKQY from the coding sequence ATGATATTTAAATATATAACCAATAAACCTGAACTCGCGAATTTTGCGGTTGGCTGTGGTGTGAACCGCATATTCGTAGATATGGAATATGTGGGCAAAGACAGGCGGCAGGGACATTTGAACGCACACCGCGCAACGCATACGATTGAAGATATTCAGCTTATGCGGGAGGCGATACCCGATACGGAGCTGATGGTGCGCGTGAATCCGGTCTATCCCGGAACACAAAATGAAGTGAACGGCGCTATTGAAGCAGGCGCTGATGTGATTATGCTGCCCATGTTTACGACAGCCGAGGAAGTCGGCTATGTCGCGGATCTCATAGACGGACGTGCGCGTTTTTGTCCGCTGCTCGAAACCCCGCAGGCCCTGGTGCGACTCGATGAAATACTTGAGCATCATGCCCGTATTGATGAAATGCATGTCGGCCTCAACGACCTGCACCTGGGATTAGGCCTCACCTTTATGTTTGAGGTGCTGACGGGCGGGCTTGTTGAACTGGCCGCGGATAAGATCAAGGCCAAAGGCATCCGCTTCGGTTTTGGCGGTATTGCGCGGATCGGGCAGGGTGCCGTTGCGGCAGAGCTGGTTTTGGGGGAACATGTACGGCTCGGGTCTGAAATGGTGATTTTATCCCGGACTTTTCACAAAAACTCCTCGCAGGTGCGGGAACTGGTGCAGCGGGTGAATATGAAAGAGGAAATTGATAAGCTCAAAAACTGCATCAACAGCTTCAAAGAAGCCCCCTATGAAACCCTGCTGGAAAACAAAGCGCGGCTCACGCATGCGGTGCGACAGCAGGTAGCCGAATTTCAGCGCGAAAAACAGTACTGA
- a CDS encoding D-2-hydroxyacid dehydrogenase yields the protein MSENALFLQKPELLPAQLPQLKALFGEFLPQYTPFFAGRAAEVPTEVHFSLLISPYLPLLPEVMRRIPKPAQLHFTSSGTDFLPQLREEADLDGIRITASAGVNAVSIAEHALGCMLTFAKNLHLYRDQQQQRLWKRYWHQEIRGQHVCIIGMGHIGRALAERCRAMGMQVTGCVRSPREEPLTDQLILFEALETALPAFDYVVLSLPLTQHTRGFFGQALLTQMKPESVLINVARGALLDEEALTETLQQKKIKGAALDVFSEEPLPDTHPFWALSNLLLTPHVAGTTQHYMRNMFEILARQLP from the coding sequence GTGTCTGAGAACGCCTTGTTTCTGCAAAAGCCGGAGCTGCTGCCCGCGCAACTGCCGCAGCTGAAAGCCCTCTTTGGGGAATTCCTGCCGCAGTACACCCCTTTCTTTGCAGGCCGTGCCGCGGAAGTTCCGACCGAGGTGCACTTTTCCCTGCTCATCAGCCCCTATTTGCCGTTACTGCCGGAAGTGATGCGCCGCATACCCAAACCCGCACAGCTGCATTTCACAAGTTCGGGTACAGATTTCCTGCCGCAGCTCCGCGAAGAAGCAGACCTCGACGGGATTCGCATTACGGCTTCTGCCGGCGTCAACGCGGTCAGCATAGCAGAGCACGCCCTGGGGTGTATGCTCACCTTCGCAAAAAACCTGCACCTGTACCGCGATCAGCAGCAGCAGCGGCTGTGGAAACGCTACTGGCATCAGGAAATCCGGGGACAGCACGTCTGCATCATCGGGATGGGACACATCGGCCGTGCACTTGCCGAACGCTGCCGCGCGATGGGCATGCAGGTCACCGGCTGTGTGCGAAGTCCGCGTGAGGAACCGCTGACCGATCAGCTCATCCTGTTCGAAGCGCTCGAAACCGCGCTGCCTGCCTTTGATTATGTGGTACTCTCACTACCGCTTACGCAGCACACCCGCGGGTTTTTCGGGCAAGCGTTGCTGACCCAGATGAAACCTGAAAGCGTGCTCATCAATGTGGCGCGGGGTGCTTTGCTGGATGAGGAAGCACTCACCGAAACCCTGCAGCAAAAGAAAATTAAAGGCGCGGCACTCGATGTTTTTTCGGAGGAACCGCTGCCCGACACCCATCCGTTCTGGGCTCTGTCCAATCTGCTGCTTACCCCGCACGTTGCCGGAACGACACAGCACTATATGCGGAATATGTTTGAAATCCTGGCCCGTCAACTGCCATAA
- a CDS encoding nucleotidyltransferase family protein has protein sequence MLSYYAAILTGLVEALFSFHFEGRRPDEPLRLCLGRSGNEAETEDGAEGDAESDVDRGYALLHDIFIKNGTAGMVATALEHGLLVLEGEEALITRFRRDLNYFSGYSRFRALRTQVVQEFLEAELQRISCPYVILKGLAMKALGYYPEAWLRLSSDIDLLVEKKRVYEVGNAMLRAGFVLNENRMLNFVDYSWQRNAEAFVFTKDQVSVEVHHSPHNNAYLKWEDAHIWGQLPLPGGTQDPAVLYAMENGRYAFVPELLLLHLLTHYFKHILGVYRSEESPGHKFIWVIDVYAILRHEERPLDWKRLKALAKGPFNCYELCLFVLGLACSFFPSVRTRIPADIRRDIAALQEQDAAAFGLTEADYLHLVCPDAADNEAMMRKMEAYPLRQFSPMQKRLYKLTNLLPPPRALQVQYPYAGKMRLPLLYAKNAKHFMLQRLRKKEEGDS, from the coding sequence TTGCTCTCCTACTACGCCGCCATTCTTACCGGACTTGTTGAAGCCCTCTTTTCGTTTCATTTTGAGGGACGACGACCGGATGAGCCGCTCCGGCTTTGCTTAGGCAGGTCAGGAAATGAGGCTGAAACTGAAGATGGAGCTGAAGGGGATGCTGAAAGTGACGTTGACCGCGGCTATGCGCTGCTGCATGATATCTTCATCAAAAACGGCACGGCGGGCATGGTCGCTACAGCGCTTGAGCACGGGCTGCTGGTTTTGGAAGGGGAGGAAGCCCTCATCACCCGCTTTCGCCGGGATTTGAACTATTTCTCCGGCTATTCCCGCTTCCGTGCCCTGCGTACACAGGTTGTGCAGGAATTTCTGGAAGCTGAGCTTCAGCGAATTTCCTGTCCCTATGTCATCCTGAAGGGACTTGCCATGAAGGCCCTCGGATATTATCCGGAAGCCTGGCTGCGGCTTTCCTCTGATATTGATTTGCTGGTAGAAAAAAAGCGGGTTTATGAGGTAGGAAATGCGATGCTGCGGGCAGGTTTTGTTCTGAATGAAAACCGCATGCTCAACTTTGTCGATTACAGCTGGCAGCGCAATGCGGAGGCTTTCGTGTTTACCAAAGATCAGGTAAGCGTAGAAGTCCATCACTCCCCGCACAACAACGCCTATCTGAAATGGGAGGACGCACATATTTGGGGTCAGCTGCCGCTGCCGGGTGGCACGCAGGACCCGGCCGTGCTATACGCGATGGAAAACGGCCGCTATGCCTTTGTGCCGGAACTGCTGCTGCTGCACTTGCTGACGCATTATTTCAAGCATATTCTGGGTGTTTACAGGAGTGAAGAGTCCCCGGGACATAAGTTTATTTGGGTGATAGATGTCTATGCCATCCTACGGCACGAGGAGCGCCCCTTAGACTGGAAGCGGCTAAAAGCTTTGGCGAAGGGACCATTCAACTGCTATGAACTCTGCCTGTTTGTGCTGGGCCTCGCCTGCAGCTTTTTTCCTTCGGTACGCACCCGCATCCCGGCAGACATACGCAGAGATATCGCCGCACTTCAGGAACAGGATGCCGCCGCCTTTGGCCTAACAGAAGCGGATTATCTGCACCTTGTGTGCCCCGACGCCGCAGATAATGAAGCCATGATGCGAAAAATGGAAGCCTATCCCCTCAGGCAGTTTTCGCCCATGCAAAAACGCCTCTACAAACTCACCAACCTGCTCCCCCCGCCCCGCGCCCTGCAGGTTCAGTACCCGTATGCCGGAAAAATGCGGCTGCCCCTGCTCTACGCCAAAAACGCAAAACACTTCATGCTGCAGCGCCTCCGGAAGAAAGAGGAGGGAGACAGCTGA
- the mltG gene encoding endolytic transglycosylase MltG codes for MQLRIFVPLLFFLAALSFLLSWFERQNRFNKSDAFVTEAEQQAVILLYEQQDLTELTESLRLAGVRFDENELSWVADRRRYRTFRPGRYVLDGASGYDALLGRINRGEEDPVRVVIHAGQTYEMFYRRVSNQLRFDADALRSVMQDTLFIQEELQLQPHQLFGRMLPNTYEIFWTTGPEAFVRRMISEFDRATAPLADLIEAHRLDLEQILTLASIVELEAMHAVEKPTIAGLYTNRLNRRMRLQADPTVNYALGRRGRLRVADYRFQHPYNTYVINGLPPGPITNPAMSAIRAALQPEDHAYLFMVATPEGFHRFTRTYAEHQRAVAEWRRWLREQDRQARERERQQTAQ; via the coding sequence ATGCAGTTACGCATTTTTGTACCCCTTCTCTTTTTCTTAGCGGCTCTGTCATTTTTGCTGAGCTGGTTTGAGCGGCAAAATCGCTTTAATAAATCGGACGCATTCGTGACAGAAGCAGAGCAGCAAGCCGTCATTCTGTTGTACGAGCAGCAGGATCTGACAGAGCTGACCGAATCCCTGCGCCTGGCAGGGGTGCGCTTTGATGAAAATGAGCTCAGCTGGGTGGCAGACCGCCGCCGTTACCGCACGTTCCGCCCAGGTCGTTACGTGCTGGATGGTGCCTCAGGCTATGATGCGCTGCTTGGTCGTATTAACAGGGGAGAAGAAGACCCGGTACGCGTCGTGATTCATGCCGGACAGACTTACGAAATGTTTTACCGCCGGGTATCGAATCAGCTGCGTTTCGACGCGGATGCCCTTCGAAGCGTTATGCAGGATACGCTGTTTATTCAGGAAGAGCTTCAGCTGCAGCCGCATCAGCTGTTTGGCCGGATGCTTCCCAACACCTACGAAATTTTCTGGACAACCGGTCCCGAAGCCTTTGTACGCAGAATGATCAGCGAGTTTGACCGTGCAACGGCACCGCTTGCCGATCTGATCGAAGCACATCGGCTGGATCTTGAGCAGATTCTTACCCTTGCTTCCATTGTTGAGCTGGAAGCCATGCATGCGGTGGAAAAACCCACCATTGCCGGATTATACACCAATCGACTGAACCGGCGTATGCGCCTGCAGGCAGATCCAACGGTCAACTATGCCCTCGGCAGACGCGGAAGGCTTCGGGTTGCCGATTACCGCTTTCAGCATCCTTATAATACTTATGTGATTAACGGATTACCACCCGGGCCCATCACCAACCCCGCCATGAGCGCTATTCGGGCAGCATTACAGCCTGAAGACCATGCTTACCTATTCATGGTTGCCACTCCGGAAGGGTTTCACCGGTTTACGCGCACCTATGCCGAACATCAGCGGGCGGTAGCGGAATGGCGCCGCTGGCTCCGTGAACAGGACCGACAGGCAAGGGAACGGGAAAGACAGCAAACCGCGCAGTAG
- a CDS encoding DegT/DnrJ/EryC1/StrS family aminotransferase — MIPPLDLAPEIDEIKFEIEKEIYRVLKEARFINGPEVRDFERQVASYLGVKHAIGVNSGTDALVISLRALGIGPGDEVITTPFSFFASAESVSVLGAEVVFADVDEKTFNIDPAKVEARITPRTKAIIPVHLYGRPANMGQILEIAQKHKLAVLEDCAQSFGATYQAQCAGCTCEAATREKAAGLKTGALGDMGAFSFFPSKNLGAFGDGGLITTNSDSLAAIARKLHVHGAEKKYYNQLIGYNSRLDTIQAAVLNVKLPHVDRWNNGRRTAAQLYDMMLKQEGLSPERLVLPEIVPGHVFHQYTVRLQKNSARITRDELVARLKVLGVNCMVYYPVPLHQLPVYSGQYPSMPVSEQFASEVFSLPLWPLMTMNTQEQVVAALKKALLG, encoded by the coding sequence ATGATTCCCCCATTAGATTTAGCACCTGAAATTGATGAGATTAAATTCGAAATTGAAAAGGAGATCTATCGGGTCCTTAAGGAAGCCCGGTTTATAAACGGGCCGGAAGTCAGGGATTTTGAAAGGCAGGTTGCTTCCTATCTTGGTGTGAAACATGCCATAGGGGTTAATTCAGGCACTGATGCACTTGTAATATCGCTGCGCGCGCTTGGGATAGGTCCGGGAGACGAAGTGATTACGACACCTTTTTCATTTTTTGCCAGCGCAGAGTCCGTATCTGTGCTGGGTGCTGAAGTTGTTTTCGCCGACGTGGATGAGAAAACCTTTAATATTGACCCTGCAAAAGTAGAAGCCCGCATCACCCCACGTACAAAGGCCATCATTCCGGTACATTTATACGGCCGACCGGCAAATATGGGGCAAATTCTGGAGATAGCCCAAAAGCACAAGCTCGCTGTGCTGGAAGATTGTGCGCAGTCATTTGGGGCAACCTATCAGGCTCAGTGTGCCGGTTGCACCTGTGAAGCAGCTACCCGCGAAAAGGCAGCCGGCCTCAAAACCGGAGCTCTTGGAGATATGGGCGCATTTTCATTCTTTCCCTCAAAAAACCTTGGCGCTTTTGGTGACGGCGGCCTGATTACGACCAACAGTGACAGCCTTGCCGCGATTGCACGAAAGCTGCACGTACATGGTGCTGAAAAAAAATATTATAATCAGCTTATAGGCTATAATTCCCGCCTTGACACCATTCAGGCGGCCGTGCTAAACGTAAAACTGCCGCATGTTGACCGTTGGAATAACGGACGGCGGACAGCTGCGCAGCTCTATGACATGATGCTCAAGCAGGAAGGTCTGAGTCCTGAGCGGCTTGTTCTGCCTGAAATCGTACCGGGACACGTTTTCCATCAGTACACGGTCAGGCTTCAAAAGAACAGCGCACGCATAACCCGCGATGAACTCGTCGCCCGGCTGAAGGTCCTCGGGGTTAACTGTATGGTGTATTATCCTGTGCCCCTGCATCAGCTACCTGTTTACAGCGGGCAATACCCGTCAATGCCGGTGAGTGAACAGTTTGCCAGCGAAGTCTTCTCGTTACCCCTTTGGCCGCTTATGACCATGAATACGCAGGAACAGGTAGTAGCTGCGCTGAAAAAAGCCCTGCTTGGGTAA